One window of the Eschrichtius robustus isolate mEscRob2 chromosome 13, mEscRob2.pri, whole genome shotgun sequence genome contains the following:
- the CCDC134 gene encoding coiled-coil domain-containing protein 134, whose translation MDLLQFLAFLSVLLLSGTGVTDTLRTSLDPSLEIYKKMFEVKRREQLLALKNLAQLNDVHQQYKILDVMLKGLFKVLEDSRTVLTAADVLPDGPFPQDEKLKDAFSQVVENTAFFGDVVLRFPRIVHHCFDHNSNWNLLIRWGISFCNQSGVFDQGPHSPILSLMAQELGISEKDSDFQNPFKVDHTQFITSTDPFQKALRGEEKRRKKEEKRKEIRKGPRISRSQSEL comes from the exons ATGGACCTTCTTCAGTTCCTGGCCTTCCTCTCTGTCCTGCTACTGTCTGGGACAGGAGTCACAGACACCCTGAGGACCTCCCTGGACCCGAGCCTGGAGATCT ACAAGAAGATGTTTGAGGTGAAGCGGCGGGAGCAGCTGTTGGCGCTGAAAAACCTAGCACAGCTGAACGATGTCCACCAGCAGTACAAGATCCTTGATGTCATGCTCAAGGGGCTCTTTAAG GTGCTGGAGGACTCCCGGACAGTGCTCACTGCTGCAGATGTGCTCCCAGATGGGCCCTTCCCCCAGGACGAGAAACTGAAGGATG CTTTCTCCCAAGTGGTGGAGAACACGGCCTTCTTCGGTGATGTGGTGCTGCGCTTCCCAAGAATCGTGCACCACTGCTTTGACCACAACTCCAACTGGAACCTCCTCATCCGCTGGGGCATCAGCTTCTGCAACCAGTCGGGCGTCTTTGACCAGGGCCCCCACTCGCCCATCCTCAGCCTG ATGGCCCAGGAGCTGGGAATCAGCGAGAAAGACTCTGACTTCCAGAACCCATTTAAAGTAGACCACACACAG TTCATCACCAGCACTGACCCTTTCCAGAAGGCcctgagaggagaggagaaacgccggaagaaagaggagaagcgGAAAGAGATCCGAAAAGGCCCTCGGATCTCCAGATCCCAGTCCGAGTTATAG